One Actinomycetospora corticicola genomic window, TCATCTGGCATCCGTGGGTGCGGATGGCGAAGGTCCTGGCGCCGCTCATCGGTGTCCAGGGTAGGCCCGTCGACTGGGAGGATGTCCCCGTGGTCGGTCGGCGGACGGTGCTGCTGGGCGCCGGGGCACTCGCCCTCGGCGTCGGTGTCCCCGGTCTGGCCTGCGCGCACGATGGGGCGGGGGTGCCGGTCGCCCTCGCGAGCGGCAACCCGGCGGGCGTCTACCACCGGCTCGGCGCGGCGCTCGTCGACGTGTGGCGCTCCGATCTCGGCGCGACGACGTCGCTGCTCGACAGCCAGGGGTCGGTGGACAACGTCGGGATGCTCGCGGCGGGCCTCGCCGACGTCGCGTTCTGCGCGCTGGACGTGGCCGCGGACGGCGCGGTCGACGGCGCCCGCCCGGACCGGCCGCTGCAGGCCCTCGCCCGCATGCACGACGACGCGATCCACGTGGTCGTCCCGGCCGACTCCCCGATCCGCACCCTCGCCGACCTGCGCGGCCGCCGGGTGTCCGTGGGCGCACCGAACTCCGGGGTGCTGGTCATCGCACCGCGGCTGCTCGCCACGGTGGGCCTCTTCCCCGAGACCGGGCTCGCCGCGGTCCAGCTGGGTCTCGGCGAGTCGGTCGCCGCGCTGCGCGAGGGCCGCATCGACGCGTTCTTCTGGTCCGGCGGGGTCCCGACGGCGGGGGTGGAGGACCTGGCGCGGTCGGTGCCGCTGCGGCTGCTGGACCTCACGGCCGAGGTCGACGCACTGCGCCGGGCCTACCCCGTGTACGACGTGACGACCGTGCCGGCCCGGACGTACGGCATCGCGGACCCGGTCACGACGGTGGCCGTGCGGAACGTCCTGCTCGTCACCGCCGCGATGGCCGACACCACCGCCCGCGGCCTCACCCGCGTGCTGCTCGACCG contains:
- a CDS encoding TAXI family TRAP transporter solute-binding subunit gives rise to the protein MVGRRTVLLGAGALALGVGVPGLACAHDGAGVPVALASGNPAGVYHRLGAALVDVWRSDLGATTSLLDSQGSVDNVGMLAAGLADVAFCALDVAADGAVDGARPDRPLQALARMHDDAIHVVVPADSPIRTLADLRGRRVSVGAPNSGVLVIAPRLLATVGLFPETGLAAVQLGLGESVAALREGRIDAFFWSGGVPTAGVEDLARSVPLRLLDLTAEVDALRRAYPVYDVTTVPARTYGIADPVTTVAVRNVLLVTAAMADTTARGLTRVLLDRVDALVAADPAGRSVDPRTAIGTQPVALHAGAAAAFRALKPY